The proteins below come from a single Cystobacter ferrugineus genomic window:
- a CDS encoding immunity 52 family protein, translated as MTDSYYAGVYWPARLEFAEECARRSATFFRLLSQCDEIYARWFEQGDSVEEALQREFMPDYATFLRFFQQQENQLGKDGFSLGAWTGHTEDGRGGMVRLTCGDASGAYPNCCVLYLPWPEVEPKSARVMTTPVLVNVLRAMVLAWEPLFGVVATHEFRQAMRPARDPRGFAGWLTYLSRARGEVPPLPPPVRTEPVEDKGTLMILAPERLSASNPEHLLLGRRVQEALDAKGLLRPVLS; from the coding sequence ATGACGGACAGCTACTATGCAGGCGTCTACTGGCCGGCCCGGCTCGAGTTCGCGGAGGAGTGCGCGCGGCGGTCGGCGACTTTCTTCCGGCTCCTCTCGCAGTGCGACGAGATCTACGCTCGATGGTTCGAGCAGGGGGACTCGGTGGAGGAGGCGCTCCAACGTGAGTTCATGCCGGACTACGCGACCTTCTTGCGCTTCTTCCAGCAGCAGGAGAACCAGCTTGGCAAGGATGGTTTCAGCCTTGGCGCCTGGACAGGGCACACCGAGGACGGGCGAGGGGGCATGGTGCGCCTCACCTGTGGAGATGCTTCCGGGGCATACCCTAACTGCTGCGTGCTTTACCTCCCCTGGCCGGAAGTCGAGCCAAAGAGCGCGCGTGTCATGACAACTCCAGTCTTGGTGAACGTGCTGCGAGCCATGGTGCTCGCGTGGGAACCGCTCTTCGGCGTCGTCGCCACCCATGAGTTTCGTCAGGCGATGCGACCCGCGAGAGATCCCAGGGGCTTCGCGGGGTGGCTCACGTACCTGTCTCGCGCGCGCGGGGAGGTGCCTCCACTGCCGCCACCTGTTCGGACGGAGCCCGTTGAGGACAAGGGTACGCTGATGATCCTCGCACCGGAGCGTCTGAGCGCCTCCAACCCAGAGCATCTGTTGCTCGGTCGCAGGGTCCAGGAAGCATTGGACGCGAAGGGTCTACTCCGCCCAGTGCTCTCTTAG